Proteins encoded together in one Oreochromis aureus strain Israel breed Guangdong linkage group 23, ZZ_aureus, whole genome shotgun sequence window:
- the pip5k1ca gene encoding phosphatidylinositol 4-phosphate 5-kinase type-1 gamma isoform X1 — protein MEAAAEGAVGLSEAREGSPLSGAAASDDADTVVGVSYGMDAADMDAAAKKAFITEMASSSGQPGQGKKIGHRGVDASGETTYKKTTSSALKGAIQLGIGYTVGNLSSKPERDVLMQDFYVVESIFFPSEGSNLTPAHHFPDFRFKTYAPVAFRYFRELFGIRPDDYLYSLCNEPLIELSNPGASGSVFYLTKDDEFIIKTVMHKEAEFLQKLLPGYYMNLNQNPRTLLPKFFGLYCVQSGGKNIRVVVMNNVLPRVVRMHLKYDLKGSTYKRRASKKEREKARPTFKDLDFMQDLQDGLMMDQDTYNALTKTLQRDCLVLESFKIMDYSLLLGVHNIDQAERERQMEGSQGDSDEKRPVAQQKALYSTAMESIQGGAACGGSIDTDDTMGGIPAVNGKGERLLLFIGIIDILQSYRLIKKLEHTWKALVHDGDTVSVHRPGFYADRFLKFMSTTVFKKSSSLKSSPSKKGRVSLTVPKCGGPGAAWSASQLPSERDENIYDLRGARSFPTLEDEGRPDLLPCTPPSFEEATTASIATTLSSTTSLSIPERSPSDTAEHPRYRRHTQSLSHDGRTQEELRVREEDQQTITVEVELKRHDSEPTISVPQPSPEISDIQEVAGAEALDGAAAEPSGSSSAPEAASSTSSSALAASSSLGPPEEATSSPKEAVAVEADRASQVSGSGCTSQASVDDDDDVPITDIYFPPEDRTWVYSPLHYGSESKALPDGDWERET, from the exons ATGCAGCTGCTAAGAAAGCCTTCATCACAGAG ATGGCCTCATCCTCAGGCCAGCCTGGCCAAGGAAAGAAGATTGGCCACAGAGGGGTGGACGCATCAGGGGAGACTACTTATAAGAAG ACCACATCATCAGCCTTGAAAGGTGCCATCCAGCTGGGCATCGGTTACACAGTGGGTAACCTGAGCTCCAAGCCTGAGAGAGATGTGTTAATGCAGGACTTTTACGTGGTGGAGAGCATCTTTTTCCCCAG TGAAGGGAGCAACCTTACTCCAGCCCATCATTTCCCGGATTTCCGCTTTAAAACGTACGCTCCTGTGGCCTTCCGCTACTTCAGAGAACTGTTTGGCATCAGGCCGGATGACTACCTG TACTCCCTGTGCAACGAGCCTCTGATCGAGCTGTCCAATCCTGGAGCAAGTGGCTCAGTCTTCTACCTTACTAAGGATGATGAGTTCATCATCAAGACTGTGATGCACAAGGAGGCTGAATTCTTACAGAAATTGCTGCCTGGATACTACATG AACTTGAATCAGAACCCTCGCACTTTGCTGCCCAAGTTTTTCGGCCTCTACTGTGTCCAGTCAGGTGGCAAGAACATCCGTGTGGTTGTTATGAACAATGTCCTCCCCCGCGTGGTGCGCATGCACCTCAAGTACGACCTGAAGGGATCCACCTACAAGAGGCGAGCGTCcaagaaggagagggagaaggcCAGGCCCACCTTCAAagacctggacttcatgcaagACTTGCAGGATGGCCTGATGATGGACCAGGACACGTACAATGCCCTGACCAAGACCCTGCAGAGAGACTGCCTG GTGCTGGAAAGCTTTAAGATCATGGACTACAGCCTGCTGCTTGGGGTCCACAACATCGACcaagcagagagggagaggcagATGGAGGGCTCCCAGGGTGACAGCGATGAGAAAAGGCCCGTGGCCCAGCAGAAGGCTCTGTACTCCACAGCCATGGAGTCCATCCAGGGGGGAGCTGCCTGCGGAGGGTCTATTGACACAGATGACAC GATGGGCGGTATCCCCGCCGTTAACGGAAAAGGAGAAAGGCTTCTTCTCTTCATCGGAATCATCGACATCTTGCAGTCTTACAG GTTAATCAAGAAACTGGAACACACGTGGAAGGCTTTGGTTCATGATGGG GACACTGTATCGGTCCACCGGCCAGGATTCTATGCTGACAGATTCTTGAAGTTCATGAGCACCACAGTTTTCAAGAAGAGCTCCT CTTTGAAGTCCTCTCCGTCAAAGAAGGGTCGTGTGTCCTTGACGGTGCCCAAGTGTGGTGGTCCTGGTGCAGCTTGGTCAGCCAGCCAGCTGCCCTCTGAGAGAGACGAGAATATCTACGACCTGAGAGGAGCTCGCAGCTTCCCAACGCTGGAGGACGAGG GGAGACCAGATCTTCTTCCATGTACTCCTCCATCATTCGAGGAGGCCACCACAGCATCAATTGCCACCACGCTCTCCTCCACCACCTCTTTGTCCATTCCCGAGAGATCTCCCTCTGACACGGCCGAACACCCCCGCTACAg GAGGCACACCCAGTCACTTAGCCATGATGGGAG GACCCAGGAGGAGCTGCGTGTGCGTGAGGAGGATCAGCAGACCATCACAGTGGAGGTGGAGCTGAAGAGACATGACAGTGAGCCCACCATCTCTGTTCCTCAGCCCTCGCCTGAAATCAG CGACATTCAGGAAGTAGCTGGTGCAGAGGCTCTAGACGGTGCCGCAGCAGAACCTTCAGGCTCTTCGTCAGCACCCGAGGCTGCCTCATCCACCTCCTCGTCTGCCCTAGCTGCTTCCTCCTCCCTGGGGCCACCCGAAGAGGCCACATCCAGCCCAAAGGAGGCGGTGGCGGTGGAAGCAGACAGAGCCAGCCAGGTGTCCGGCTCAGGGTGCACCAGTCAGGCTTCGGTTGATGACGACGACGATGTGCCAATCACAGATATCTACTTT CCTCCAGAGGACAGGACCTGGGTGTACTCTCCGCTACACTATGGCTCAGAGTCTAAGGCCCTGCCAGATGGGGATTGGGAAAGAGAGACA TAA
- the pip5k1ca gene encoding phosphatidylinositol 4-phosphate 5-kinase type-1 gamma isoform X2, which yields MEAAAEGAVGLSEAREGSPLSGAAASDDADTVVGVSYGMDAADMDAAAKKAFITEMASSSGQPGQGKKIGHRGVDASGETTYKKTTSSALKGAIQLGIGYTVGNLSSKPERDVLMQDFYVVESIFFPSEGSNLTPAHHFPDFRFKTYAPVAFRYFRELFGIRPDDYLYSLCNEPLIELSNPGASGSVFYLTKDDEFIIKTVMHKEAEFLQKLLPGYYMNLNQNPRTLLPKFFGLYCVQSGGKNIRVVVMNNVLPRVVRMHLKYDLKGSTYKRRASKKEREKARPTFKDLDFMQDLQDGLMMDQDTYNALTKTLQRDCLVLESFKIMDYSLLLGVHNIDQAERERQMEGSQGDSDEKRPVAQQKALYSTAMESIQGGAACGGSIDTDDTMGGIPAVNGKGERLLLFIGIIDILQSYRLIKKLEHTWKALVHDGDTVSVHRPGFYADRFLKFMSTTVFKKSSSLKSSPSKKGRVSLTVPKCGGPGAAWSASQLPSERDENIYDLRGARSFPTLEDEGRPDLLPCTPPSFEEATTASIATTLSSTTSLSIPERSPSDTAEHPRYRRHTQSLSHDGRTQEELRVREEDQQTITVEVELKRHDSEPTISVPQPSPEISDIQEVAGAEALDGAAAEPSGSSSAPEAASSTSSSALAASSSLGPPEEATSSPKEAVAVEADRASQVSGSGCTSQASVDDDDDVPITDIYF from the exons ATGCAGCTGCTAAGAAAGCCTTCATCACAGAG ATGGCCTCATCCTCAGGCCAGCCTGGCCAAGGAAAGAAGATTGGCCACAGAGGGGTGGACGCATCAGGGGAGACTACTTATAAGAAG ACCACATCATCAGCCTTGAAAGGTGCCATCCAGCTGGGCATCGGTTACACAGTGGGTAACCTGAGCTCCAAGCCTGAGAGAGATGTGTTAATGCAGGACTTTTACGTGGTGGAGAGCATCTTTTTCCCCAG TGAAGGGAGCAACCTTACTCCAGCCCATCATTTCCCGGATTTCCGCTTTAAAACGTACGCTCCTGTGGCCTTCCGCTACTTCAGAGAACTGTTTGGCATCAGGCCGGATGACTACCTG TACTCCCTGTGCAACGAGCCTCTGATCGAGCTGTCCAATCCTGGAGCAAGTGGCTCAGTCTTCTACCTTACTAAGGATGATGAGTTCATCATCAAGACTGTGATGCACAAGGAGGCTGAATTCTTACAGAAATTGCTGCCTGGATACTACATG AACTTGAATCAGAACCCTCGCACTTTGCTGCCCAAGTTTTTCGGCCTCTACTGTGTCCAGTCAGGTGGCAAGAACATCCGTGTGGTTGTTATGAACAATGTCCTCCCCCGCGTGGTGCGCATGCACCTCAAGTACGACCTGAAGGGATCCACCTACAAGAGGCGAGCGTCcaagaaggagagggagaaggcCAGGCCCACCTTCAAagacctggacttcatgcaagACTTGCAGGATGGCCTGATGATGGACCAGGACACGTACAATGCCCTGACCAAGACCCTGCAGAGAGACTGCCTG GTGCTGGAAAGCTTTAAGATCATGGACTACAGCCTGCTGCTTGGGGTCCACAACATCGACcaagcagagagggagaggcagATGGAGGGCTCCCAGGGTGACAGCGATGAGAAAAGGCCCGTGGCCCAGCAGAAGGCTCTGTACTCCACAGCCATGGAGTCCATCCAGGGGGGAGCTGCCTGCGGAGGGTCTATTGACACAGATGACAC GATGGGCGGTATCCCCGCCGTTAACGGAAAAGGAGAAAGGCTTCTTCTCTTCATCGGAATCATCGACATCTTGCAGTCTTACAG GTTAATCAAGAAACTGGAACACACGTGGAAGGCTTTGGTTCATGATGGG GACACTGTATCGGTCCACCGGCCAGGATTCTATGCTGACAGATTCTTGAAGTTCATGAGCACCACAGTTTTCAAGAAGAGCTCCT CTTTGAAGTCCTCTCCGTCAAAGAAGGGTCGTGTGTCCTTGACGGTGCCCAAGTGTGGTGGTCCTGGTGCAGCTTGGTCAGCCAGCCAGCTGCCCTCTGAGAGAGACGAGAATATCTACGACCTGAGAGGAGCTCGCAGCTTCCCAACGCTGGAGGACGAGG GGAGACCAGATCTTCTTCCATGTACTCCTCCATCATTCGAGGAGGCCACCACAGCATCAATTGCCACCACGCTCTCCTCCACCACCTCTTTGTCCATTCCCGAGAGATCTCCCTCTGACACGGCCGAACACCCCCGCTACAg GAGGCACACCCAGTCACTTAGCCATGATGGGAG GACCCAGGAGGAGCTGCGTGTGCGTGAGGAGGATCAGCAGACCATCACAGTGGAGGTGGAGCTGAAGAGACATGACAGTGAGCCCACCATCTCTGTTCCTCAGCCCTCGCCTGAAATCAG CGACATTCAGGAAGTAGCTGGTGCAGAGGCTCTAGACGGTGCCGCAGCAGAACCTTCAGGCTCTTCGTCAGCACCCGAGGCTGCCTCATCCACCTCCTCGTCTGCCCTAGCTGCTTCCTCCTCCCTGGGGCCACCCGAAGAGGCCACATCCAGCCCAAAGGAGGCGGTGGCGGTGGAAGCAGACAGAGCCAGCCAGGTGTCCGGCTCAGGGTGCACCAGTCAGGCTTCGGTTGATGACGACGACGATGTGCCAATCACAGATATCTACTTT TAA
- the pip5k1ca gene encoding phosphatidylinositol 4-phosphate 5-kinase type-1 gamma isoform X3, whose translation MASSSGQPGQGKKIGHRGVDASGETTYKKTTSSALKGAIQLGIGYTVGNLSSKPERDVLMQDFYVVESIFFPSEGSNLTPAHHFPDFRFKTYAPVAFRYFRELFGIRPDDYLYSLCNEPLIELSNPGASGSVFYLTKDDEFIIKTVMHKEAEFLQKLLPGYYMNLNQNPRTLLPKFFGLYCVQSGGKNIRVVVMNNVLPRVVRMHLKYDLKGSTYKRRASKKEREKARPTFKDLDFMQDLQDGLMMDQDTYNALTKTLQRDCLVLESFKIMDYSLLLGVHNIDQAERERQMEGSQGDSDEKRPVAQQKALYSTAMESIQGGAACGGSIDTDDTMGGIPAVNGKGERLLLFIGIIDILQSYRLIKKLEHTWKALVHDGDTVSVHRPGFYADRFLKFMSTTVFKKSSSLKSSPSKKGRVSLTVPKCGGPGAAWSASQLPSERDENIYDLRGARSFPTLEDEGRPDLLPCTPPSFEEATTASIATTLSSTTSLSIPERSPSDTAEHPRYRRHTQSLSHDGRTQEELRVREEDQQTITVEVELKRHDSEPTISVPQPSPEISDIQEVAGAEALDGAAAEPSGSSSAPEAASSTSSSALAASSSLGPPEEATSSPKEAVAVEADRASQVSGSGCTSQASVDDDDDVPITDIYFPPEDRTWVYSPLHYGSESKALPDGDWERET comes from the exons ATGGCCTCATCCTCAGGCCAGCCTGGCCAAGGAAAGAAGATTGGCCACAGAGGGGTGGACGCATCAGGGGAGACTACTTATAAGAAG ACCACATCATCAGCCTTGAAAGGTGCCATCCAGCTGGGCATCGGTTACACAGTGGGTAACCTGAGCTCCAAGCCTGAGAGAGATGTGTTAATGCAGGACTTTTACGTGGTGGAGAGCATCTTTTTCCCCAG TGAAGGGAGCAACCTTACTCCAGCCCATCATTTCCCGGATTTCCGCTTTAAAACGTACGCTCCTGTGGCCTTCCGCTACTTCAGAGAACTGTTTGGCATCAGGCCGGATGACTACCTG TACTCCCTGTGCAACGAGCCTCTGATCGAGCTGTCCAATCCTGGAGCAAGTGGCTCAGTCTTCTACCTTACTAAGGATGATGAGTTCATCATCAAGACTGTGATGCACAAGGAGGCTGAATTCTTACAGAAATTGCTGCCTGGATACTACATG AACTTGAATCAGAACCCTCGCACTTTGCTGCCCAAGTTTTTCGGCCTCTACTGTGTCCAGTCAGGTGGCAAGAACATCCGTGTGGTTGTTATGAACAATGTCCTCCCCCGCGTGGTGCGCATGCACCTCAAGTACGACCTGAAGGGATCCACCTACAAGAGGCGAGCGTCcaagaaggagagggagaaggcCAGGCCCACCTTCAAagacctggacttcatgcaagACTTGCAGGATGGCCTGATGATGGACCAGGACACGTACAATGCCCTGACCAAGACCCTGCAGAGAGACTGCCTG GTGCTGGAAAGCTTTAAGATCATGGACTACAGCCTGCTGCTTGGGGTCCACAACATCGACcaagcagagagggagaggcagATGGAGGGCTCCCAGGGTGACAGCGATGAGAAAAGGCCCGTGGCCCAGCAGAAGGCTCTGTACTCCACAGCCATGGAGTCCATCCAGGGGGGAGCTGCCTGCGGAGGGTCTATTGACACAGATGACAC GATGGGCGGTATCCCCGCCGTTAACGGAAAAGGAGAAAGGCTTCTTCTCTTCATCGGAATCATCGACATCTTGCAGTCTTACAG GTTAATCAAGAAACTGGAACACACGTGGAAGGCTTTGGTTCATGATGGG GACACTGTATCGGTCCACCGGCCAGGATTCTATGCTGACAGATTCTTGAAGTTCATGAGCACCACAGTTTTCAAGAAGAGCTCCT CTTTGAAGTCCTCTCCGTCAAAGAAGGGTCGTGTGTCCTTGACGGTGCCCAAGTGTGGTGGTCCTGGTGCAGCTTGGTCAGCCAGCCAGCTGCCCTCTGAGAGAGACGAGAATATCTACGACCTGAGAGGAGCTCGCAGCTTCCCAACGCTGGAGGACGAGG GGAGACCAGATCTTCTTCCATGTACTCCTCCATCATTCGAGGAGGCCACCACAGCATCAATTGCCACCACGCTCTCCTCCACCACCTCTTTGTCCATTCCCGAGAGATCTCCCTCTGACACGGCCGAACACCCCCGCTACAg GAGGCACACCCAGTCACTTAGCCATGATGGGAG GACCCAGGAGGAGCTGCGTGTGCGTGAGGAGGATCAGCAGACCATCACAGTGGAGGTGGAGCTGAAGAGACATGACAGTGAGCCCACCATCTCTGTTCCTCAGCCCTCGCCTGAAATCAG CGACATTCAGGAAGTAGCTGGTGCAGAGGCTCTAGACGGTGCCGCAGCAGAACCTTCAGGCTCTTCGTCAGCACCCGAGGCTGCCTCATCCACCTCCTCGTCTGCCCTAGCTGCTTCCTCCTCCCTGGGGCCACCCGAAGAGGCCACATCCAGCCCAAAGGAGGCGGTGGCGGTGGAAGCAGACAGAGCCAGCCAGGTGTCCGGCTCAGGGTGCACCAGTCAGGCTTCGGTTGATGACGACGACGATGTGCCAATCACAGATATCTACTTT CCTCCAGAGGACAGGACCTGGGTGTACTCTCCGCTACACTATGGCTCAGAGTCTAAGGCCCTGCCAGATGGGGATTGGGAAAGAGAGACA TAA